The Streptomyces sp. WZ-12 genome segment GAAGCCGGCTCCGCCTAAGCCTGACCCTTCGCCTAAGCCGGACGGCAACACGATCCCTAAGACTGTGTGGCTGAGTAACCCGTCCCCTTCCAAGGTCAAGGCCAATACGTGGACGACTGTCGATGTCACTGGCAAGGGAGACGGGACGGTCATCCATTCCAATGGTGACTGCAAGTTCTCGTCCAATGTGAAGATTGCTTTCGCCGATGTCCCGGCCGGCGCCACTGTCCAGGGCCGCTTTCTCAAGTTCACCAACGATGGCGACAGTGACGGCGGCTATGCAGTGGTCGAGCGTGTCGCTACCGGCGACTTCTCGTTTGTGGACTTCTCCGCAATGGGCCACATGAACACTGACCGTCGCCTGGTGTGTCAGGTTGCCGTGTTCGGCAAGGACGACCAGGAGTTCACGATTAGCGGCCGTACGGCCGAAGCTCTCTACTGGGACTAGCGATAGACATGAATGCTCTGATTGACTTCCTGAAGAAGAACCCTGTCCGCATCAAGGCGGCACTTGTTTCCGTGCTGGCCTTGTTCTCTGACTTCATCAGTCCGGACCTTCAGGGGAAGATTGTTTCCCTGGCGATGCTGGCCGTGTCCATCCTGGGTGGCGAGATCGCTCAACGGGTGGAGAACAAGAAGACCAACGATGCCCGACTCTCTGACATCCCCGTCGAGTCTGCTGGCATCTCGCATGTTTCGGATGCGCCTATCGCTTGAGGCAGTGTCCGAGTTTGAGAAAAGAAACCCCCCGGCTTCCCTGAGTGGAGGCCGGGGGCTCTTTTGCATTGAGGGCTCGAACCAACCTAACTAACCGTCATACAGAGAGTGACGGCCTGGCCATGACCTGCCTGCACTCCCCAACTCCGTGGCCATGACCTAGATTTCAGCCATGATCCCTACGGCCGACACAATCCGCTTCACGTTGCTGCACCCGCAGACCTTGAGCCGCCAGGAGTCGGTAGTCCTCGCCGGCCTGCGCATCGACTTCACCACCGAACCCCAGACCCGAGAGACCATCCTCGCCCGCGCTGAAGCCCGCGGCGTCGAGCATGGCGGGTTCCCTGACGAGTACCCCGACGAGTGGCAAACGCTCCGGATCCACATACAGGACATCCCGAGCGCCAAGTCCCTGTCTCTGGCTTCACGGATACGGGCTGCCAGCAGCAGCGGTCACTCCATGGTCGAGGCGTGGTCGCCGGCTGCACCCGGCTCCGGGCAGTGGCAGCACACCACGTTCCCGTGGGTCTACTGGGAAGGGCTCGGAGCCACGTGTTCCGTCGGCGTGGACGACATCAGTGTGTGGGGATACCTCTTCTCCGAACCCTGGGGTACCCACGCGAAGTTGCCCGCCCGCAGCAACGCTGCTGACGCGCCATGGGTCACCGTGAACACGGACACACCCCCATCCAGTTGCGGGAAGAGCTAGACCAATGTGGGAAGGACTCTGCGCGGCCACCGGCCAAGCCAGAAGGCCGCCGCCGAAGGAAGAGGAGCCCCATCGGTCGATCCATCGTGGGGGAGGTATTCGGTCGGCGCTAGGTAGCCCTCACCAGGGGCGAGCCGTATTCGGACGATGCGGAACGAGCGCCCGCTGGCGACATACGCCCGGTAGTCATCTGTGTGTGGGTAGCGGTGCGCATATGCGGTGGGGTAGATGGCTCGGCACGTTGCCTGTGCGTCGATGTCGCCGAGAATGATGTACCGGGTTCCAGGGCCGAGATTGAGGCACAGCCGACGGCGTCCCGTGTGCTTGTCGGCAAACCTCAGCTTGTCCCAGTTATCCAGGTGCAGCCCGATCAGCCGGCCATCCTGGTAGTTGTTGGTGGTCGTGGCCATGCCTGGCTCGGCAAGCGCCTGACCGAGGTATACCGCGTCAGCATCGCCTAGAGGCTGGGCAAGCTCTTCCAGCGGTAGCCCGTCCTGAAACGGCGGTCGAACGATCTCCACCACGGTGCTGTCTAACGTCTGGCGAGGCGCTGTGATGGACGTGACCTCTGCCTGAGTCAGGGAGCGCCATGCGCCGGAGGGCACTACCGCTCCAGTCTCGTACGCACCTTCGTCGCGACGTGCGGTCCTGACTGTGGCGATCTCGCACCGGGAACGAAGCGCGGCTTCATCGTCATAGACGATGTGCAGGGGCATGCGGGCCCTCCTGGTATCAGTCGTCTCCAAGGGTGATGTCCAGCTCGGCTACCAGCGCCTGCGCAAGGTCCGCCTCCTGGCCGGGATCGATACGAACCTTCTTGAGGTTCGCGAGGCCCCGGATGGTGGCGAGCGTGTTGCCGCGCAGGTCGGTGCCGCGGTAGCGGCCGGCCTCGAATTCGGTGAGCCTGAGTGTGCACTCGGAGAACACGACGTCGGTCAGGTCGCAATCAGTGAACGTGGCTTCGCTAAGGACACAGTTGACGAAGGCCACGGGGCCCGTGGCACGCACCTTCTCGAACGTGGCGAAATCGAGCTTGCAGCCCTCGACCAGGACATCGTCCAGTACCAGCCCGTCGAGCGCGGCGCCCATCAGCTTGCAGTCACGGAGGACCACGCGGGTCAGCTTGCTTTCACTCCAGCTGATCGTGCCGAGGTCGCTGCGAGTGATCTCCACGCCGTGCAGGTTCAGGGCCTCGAAGTGTGTCCGCTTTGAACGGACGCCGCTGATCCGGCCGGTGATGAGCTGAGTGTCGGTGATTTCGAGTGAGCGTAGGTCAGCGTCACTGTAGGCGAAGTCTTGGACCATGCCGCGCGGGTTGTCGAGGGTACCGACGTTGGACAGGTACAGGCCCGGCTCATCGAGGCCGGGCAGAGTGAGCCTGACGCGGCCGAAGGTGAGGGTGTCCATGGTGCTCCTGGTTCGAGACGGGCGGGGCAAGCCGCCATGATGCAGCTTGCCCCATCGCGCTACTACTTCTTGTTCCAGTTGTCCCATGTGGAGCGGTTGTCGAAGGTGTTACCCGCGTTGTCCCACGTGGGGCGGTTGTCGAACTTTGCCACCGGGTCGATCGGCGTATCTCCGATCAGATCACGGAACCCGGCGGCGGCGCTGAGGATCAGACCAACGGCCGTGGACGTGTTGGCTTCGCGGGAGATCAGTTCACTGGCTGCGGACATGTCGTGTGACTCCTTCCAGGAGAGCGATCTTTGCCGTTGTGCAGTATCGAGTGCGGGTGCCATCCATACGGCCCCCGTGCTCGAAGTACCGGTTCGCAGGGTGCGCGCCGCCGCAGAACGCGAAGTACCCGCAGGTGTTGCGGCAGGCGTCTACGCCATCCCGGAACTCGGTGATCCAGGGGGTTCGGGTGTCGGCCTCACTCATGAGGACGTCCAGGCCGTCACGGAGGACGTTGCCGGTGGTGAAGTCGCCGAACCGCTCGTCGGTGAAGCCGGCCAGTTCGGGTGAGAGCAGAACCACGCCGCCGTCAACGCTGACAGTGGGCAATGGGTCCCACAGTGCCGACACCGGGTCAGGCTGGGGCTGTTGAGTGCTGAGGACGGTGCTGGCGAAGTTCAGCACGCGCGATATCTCTCGTAGGCGGACTACCGGATTGGCGCTCCATGCGTCCGTGAGGGCGGCCCAGAAGTCTGCTGTCCTTGCAGGGTCGGTTGCGTGCACGCCGCGGTTGACGCCCTCTTCCTCTTCGACGTTCACGCCGAGGGTGGTAACACCCAGTTCGGCGAAGAACTCGTAGAAGCTGGCGGCCGTTCCGGGGTCAGGGTCGGAGACAACTGCGATGGCGGAGAACGGGATCCCGTGCCGACGTAATCGTTGGATCCCTCGCATGATCACGCGGAACGCGGGGTGACCGGCACGAGTGACACGGTGGTGGTTCATGTCCTCCGGACCGTCGATGCTGACGCCCACATGCACGTTGTGCTCCAGCAGGTAGCCGCACCAGGCGTCATCGACGAGGGCCGCGTTCGTCTGCACACTGTGCTTCACGCCTTCGAAGGGGGCCATCAGTCTGGCCAGATGATCGCGGCCGGCGGACAGTGGCTCGCCGCCGTGCCACACGACTTCGAACGCGGGATCGTCGGCGGCCCACTTGTTGACCGACTTCGCCACAGCCTGTGCCACGGGGACCGGCATCAGGTTCTTGACCTTGCGGAACGGCAGGTAGCAGTACGTACAGTCCATGGGCAGGCACTGTGTGGTTGGCTGCATGATCACAGCGTGCGGAACGGTCGCGAGCTGTACGGGTTTGCGCATCGTGCTCCTCTCGATTGGGTTCGAGTGGTGCATGGGTGGCGCTGAGGATCACGTACAGTACGTGATCCTCAGCACCTCTTCCGCCCCCTGCCGAGACTCATCGAAATCGGGGGAACCACGAAGGCCAGTTGGCAGGGACTGGAGTCTGATGTCGTCCTGGCGGCGCCTGCTTAGGTGATGTTCGACAGGAGCACCATCACACCAGCCCACAGGCCGAGCACCACCAGGCCCACGAAGGCCGCGGCCAGGGTCAGGCCGACCATGATGACGTTGTCCTCGCGTTGCTGCTTCTCTCGCTCCTCCACGGCCTGTTGGTGTGCTTCAGCGTTGCAGCCGGCGCATCCTGTGATCTCGTGCTCTAAGTGATCGCTCAGACCATCACCGTCCTTGGTAGCACTGGGTGGTAGCCCGCCCCGACCAACCGAGCGTGTCAGGAAGGCAGGGGCGGGAACTTGTGGCGGGCCGCCCGGTCCCCGACCAAGGCCGAGCGACCCGCTTCGCACTCTCCCGTCTCGGCGCATACGCGGGGAACCGGAGACGGAGTGCGCCCGGCCCATCGCTAGCCGGGGACTGTGACCCGCCCCCTGATGATGAGTGTCACCTCGGGGGATCAGGGAGCGGGAGTTCATTGGAGAGAGGTCTAGTGGTTCTCTGTCTCCCAGAGGGCGGCGAAGAGAAGTCCGATGCTGGAACAGATCAGGAGGACGAATAACGGTCCTGCGAACCTGAGGACCTGGTCCCTTGTCCACCTGAGCAGCCATCGGCATAACTCGAAGAGGCATCCGGCGTTAGAGCCCACTTCGCCTCCAGGACATCGCAAAGCTTGTTGGTGGTTGCGACGTTGACTCGACCGAAGTGGACGGTGGGCCGGGTGCCTTCCTCGTCCACGTAGAGGGTGCGGAACTTGATTCCGAACCTCTCCAGCACGTCACGGAGGCGAAGACATGCCTTACTCGCGTCCTCGAACGTCACGCCGTCAAGCTCAACGGGAACCTTGGGAAGTGGGGGCGGCGTGAAGGTCATCCCCGCCTCACCTTCTGGCCCATCTGCTCCGAGGCCCGCTTGTCCTTCGACTTCTTCTCGCACTCCTTGAGCTTCTTACTCAGGTCTTCAGTCGTCCCGCTCATCACTCCTCCTCACCTGCATCAAGGGCATTGGCGAGTCGTCGCGCGTTGGTGATCGAGAGCGAAGGCGGAAGTACTTTGTTCGCCGTACGACCCTTCACCGTGCCCACGATGACCAATGAGGGTGAAGTGCGGATGCTGATCCCGAGTAGAGCCGCATCCAGCTCCTTGGCAGCGACGCGTGCAAGGGGCTCCCTGGATCGGGTGACGCGACCGCCGATGGAGAGGGTCAGCCGCTGCGTCTCCTCCAACGTCAGTGCCGTGAGGCGGACTCGCGAGACCTTGACGCCTTCGACGACGCCGCTCGACACGATGGACTCAGCACTGACCTCGGCCCGACGCAGCCCGGCGTCCAGCCGCCCTCGTACCTCTTCGGCGGCTTGGTGTGGTGTCCTCACCGACACGTCGGGCATGGCGGATCACTCCTCAACGACGTTGCAGCGTTGACTGCTTGGGGGTTCACGTGACTAGCTGCCTACGCTTAGTTAACGGCCATTCGAGGGACCGAACTTGCACAGAAGTTGCACAGTGGGGGTGCGCCCCGGAGCGGGCCCTTGGGAGGATGGAGACACCCACTGCACCGAAGGGGATCAGATGACCCATGTGGAACGCACACCAGGACCGGGCAGGAACGTTGCGACCCTCCGCAAGGAGCGAGGTCTGAGCCAGGCTCAGCTAGCGCGCATGGCCGGGGTCTCGCTGTCGATGCTGAGCAAAATCGAGGTGGGCGACCGGCCTCTGACTCAGGGCATGGGGGCCGCCCTGGCGAACGCTATGGGCATCACCCTGGATGAAGTCCTCGGTAAGGCTCCGGTCACGAGCGAAGACAACCTCAAGGAGCTTCGCTCCGCCATGCGCCGCTTCGACCTTCCGGGGGAACCTCCCGTCGAAGCGGAAGCCCTGAAACTGGACCTCGCGAGGCTCACCAAGCACCGGTTTAACACTGAGCTGTCGGAAGTCCTGTCAATGCTTCCCGGGCTCACCAGCCGAGTCACGAACTACGCGCACGCAGCCGGCACACCGGAAGCCTGGGCGATGGTTGCGGACACCTACAGCACGATCTATTGGGTTGCCGCCCGGCACAGGTGGCTCGATCTGGCCGAACTGGCCTCGGTCAAGCAGGTACTCGCCGCCGAGAGGGCAACCACCCTGGTTCAGGTTGTGGCCGCCAGGGATCACGCCGGAATGTTCCTGAACGGCGGCGACTTCGCTGGGGGCCTGGCCGTCGTAGAGCGGGCCATCGTCAAGGCCGAGTCCACTCTCACCGGCCGGGAAAGGGCGTTCGGCCTAGGAACTTTGCACCTTCGGGGGCTCA includes the following:
- a CDS encoding helix-turn-helix domain-containing protein — its product is MTHVERTPGPGRNVATLRKERGLSQAQLARMAGVSLSMLSKIEVGDRPLTQGMGAALANAMGITLDEVLGKAPVTSEDNLKELRSAMRRFDLPGEPPVEAEALKLDLARLTKHRFNTELSEVLSMLPGLTSRVTNYAHAAGTPEAWAMVADTYSTIYWVAARHRWLDLAELASVKQVLAAERATTLVQVVAARDHAGMFLNGGDFAGGLAVVERAIVKAESTLTGRERAFGLGTLHLRGLTLAGRLRDKAEADKHIERAERLAGEFQSDVVKHEMHFGPQNAAVHIISTSGDLRRHSKALQVSNDLQRQEINLPATRVGPMHLDTARARLALGDRDGALDSLESAWAVAPQLAKVHPTSQELFRVLISLHKRSNPRLNQIAKRAKVSI
- the amcB gene encoding cyclophane-forming radical SAM peptide maturase AmcB, with the translated sequence MRKPVQLATVPHAVIMQPTTQCLPMDCTYCYLPFRKVKNLMPVPVAQAVAKSVNKWAADDPAFEVVWHGGEPLSAGRDHLARLMAPFEGVKHSVQTNAALVDDAWCGYLLEHNVHVGVSIDGPEDMNHHRVTRAGHPAFRVIMRGIQRLRRHGIPFSAIAVVSDPDPGTAASFYEFFAELGVTTLGVNVEEEEGVNRGVHATDPARTADFWAALTDAWSANPVVRLREISRVLNFASTVLSTQQPQPDPVSALWDPLPTVSVDGGVVLLSPELAGFTDERFGDFTTGNVLRDGLDVLMSEADTRTPWITEFRDGVDACRNTCGYFAFCGGAHPANRYFEHGGRMDGTRTRYCTTAKIALLEGVTRHVRSQ
- the amcA gene encoding multiple cyclophane-containing RiPP AmcA; protein product: MSAASELISREANTSTAVGLILSAAAGFRDLIGDTPIDPVAKFDNRPTWDNAGNTFDNRSTWDNWNKK
- a CDS encoding pentapeptide repeat-containing protein; protein product: MDTLTFGRVRLTLPGLDEPGLYLSNVGTLDNPRGMVQDFAYSDADLRSLEITDTQLITGRISGVRSKRTHFEALNLHGVEITRSDLGTISWSESKLTRVVLRDCKLMGAALDGLVLDDVLVEGCKLDFATFEKVRATGPVAFVNCVLSEATFTDCDLTDVVFSECTLRLTEFEAGRYRGTDLRGNTLATIRGLANLKKVRIDPGQEADLAQALVAELDITLGDD